One part of the Treponema sp. OMZ 787 genome encodes these proteins:
- a CDS encoding host specificity factor TipJ family phage tail protein, whose amino-acid sequence MSIKIIAKVHPFDAKKRIIKETEPKPLYSLYEELNIGLPIEHAHFLIEDEIIKDINKIPDEGQTVYIAVHPGGTPEGTGKGMAIGGFLSIVAGILVTAISGGTLAGVGVALIGTGVGMLAGGAVLLNLDIPTLKDRERPKQNPSIRGAKNRANQLGFIPVVLGRHLIYPDLAANPYFEIEGNDQYLIQLFCAGYNDIEIEKESIKLGDTLLKEYSETKDIDKILAGEDSVVKLQILKSGEECSFYKRAVRDENINQILKNRFEDGKDGSIIRTTPSKTTKINVDIFFYSGLGKYNDKGDVVSTSVEVACYYKREAAPDSEYSLLGFFNGDKNLIEGSDLKTKRFQITKEGLTPDKYTLKFTRLTSDSEDNKIVDAVYVGSIRSFTDDRPIRFERQKNLTIVALKIKATERLNGVIDSLNFIAQSKIPSYKGSGSGPDAWEERLTSNPAAILKYVLQGKINSNPVSNEDIDWQSFEAWALWCDEKKYFCNAVLSEKATLSELITMITHTARADAVKIDSKFSVVQDVERVSPVQLFTPRNTKAYSQSLLFAEGPEAIEFNFIDEESGFKENERIVYNTSTGETGEGEALKKQQVRLWGVTNATQAFKIGRYQYACMHNRPRVHKIDVDLEFLVCTKGDRIQYAGDTGLIGIAYGRVKGLETLNGLTTAVILDEYIEAEKGRTYALRFRKKDGRILIADTRPLTESYTNKIEFEVALNADASPQEGDLFTFGIKEKECLDLIITSIEPTDEWNASIIAVDYAPEIFGIDDPSYVVPPFDNKITNIDGSISDSGSVEQWKYYYTYNDSEEEPLRPKGDGTKDGWHRLQTKKSIWVSIKNAININEGQWSAPVRLKGEKGEPGSPGETVSFPPDTDLLDTLNFDESAQSLPAPDPSFTVWQSKIIEYDCTDKQEIKMTFEEALNNVIILSGELKNDFKLKLFFNKQNGNGAKQYLIVYKLTGNFNVTIETEYSGTNKISQNINTETFGLGCYAVVDFKGNVWHFKGEKGQGGGLNNLDIAGSFDDENYFLIEKDNEIKKLNKQNGFLAIQKNDSPIGEVKIFYENGYKHGFLEANGLPFSPDVFPEFEAYVKKYFNTEIDNITGWQLRPKIIKNDGTFIFLKAVQGV is encoded by the coding sequence GTGTCAATAAAAATTATCGCAAAAGTTCATCCTTTTGATGCAAAAAAAAGAATTATAAAAGAAACGGAGCCGAAACCTTTATACTCACTTTATGAAGAACTTAATATAGGTTTACCGATAGAACATGCACACTTTTTAATCGAAGATGAAATCATAAAAGATATAAATAAAATCCCTGATGAAGGACAAACCGTTTATATTGCAGTACACCCGGGAGGAACTCCTGAAGGAACGGGTAAAGGAATGGCCATAGGAGGCTTTTTATCAATCGTTGCAGGTATTTTGGTAACGGCGATTTCAGGAGGAACTCTGGCCGGAGTAGGAGTCGCTCTTATCGGAACGGGTGTCGGTATGCTTGCAGGCGGAGCCGTCTTATTAAACCTTGACATTCCTACTTTAAAAGACCGAGAAAGACCTAAGCAAAATCCTTCCATAAGAGGAGCTAAAAACAGAGCCAATCAATTAGGATTTATTCCCGTTGTTTTAGGCCGGCACCTTATCTATCCTGATCTTGCAGCTAACCCTTATTTTGAAATCGAAGGAAACGATCAATATTTAATACAGCTTTTTTGTGCAGGATATAACGATATAGAAATCGAAAAAGAATCCATTAAATTAGGAGACACTTTATTAAAAGAATATTCAGAAACAAAAGATATTGATAAAATATTAGCTGGAGAAGATTCCGTTGTCAAACTACAGATTTTAAAATCGGGAGAGGAATGTTCATTTTATAAAAGAGCCGTACGGGATGAAAATATAAATCAAATATTAAAAAACCGATTTGAAGACGGGAAAGACGGAAGCATAATAAGAACCACTCCTTCAAAAACTACAAAAATAAATGTAGACATTTTCTTTTACTCCGGTCTCGGAAAATACAATGATAAAGGAGATGTGGTAAGTACATCCGTAGAAGTTGCTTGTTATTATAAAAGAGAAGCCGCTCCCGATTCTGAATATTCGTTATTAGGTTTTTTTAATGGAGATAAAAACTTAATCGAAGGAAGCGATCTTAAAACAAAAAGATTCCAAATAACAAAAGAAGGTTTGACTCCCGATAAATACACTTTAAAGTTTACTCGTCTCACCTCAGACTCGGAAGACAATAAAATAGTTGATGCCGTTTATGTCGGAAGCATCCGATCCTTTACCGATGACAGGCCAATCCGTTTTGAAAGGCAAAAAAACTTGACAATAGTTGCTCTAAAAATAAAAGCAACAGAACGCCTTAACGGTGTAATAGATTCTTTAAACTTTATAGCTCAAAGTAAAATTCCTTCATACAAAGGAAGCGGTTCAGGTCCCGATGCTTGGGAAGAAAGATTAACATCGAACCCGGCAGCAATTCTAAAATATGTTTTGCAGGGAAAGATAAACTCTAACCCTGTATCGAATGAAGATATAGACTGGCAAAGTTTTGAAGCGTGGGCTTTATGGTGCGATGAAAAAAAATATTTTTGTAATGCTGTTCTTTCCGAGAAGGCAACTCTTTCGGAACTAATTACGATGATAACTCATACGGCTAGAGCTGATGCCGTTAAGATAGACAGTAAGTTTTCGGTGGTTCAGGATGTCGAAAGGGTAAGTCCTGTTCAGTTATTCACTCCAAGAAATACTAAGGCCTATAGTCAAAGCCTTTTATTTGCAGAGGGTCCCGAAGCCATAGAGTTTAATTTTATTGACGAGGAATCAGGCTTTAAAGAAAATGAAAGGATTGTTTATAATACCTCTACAGGAGAAACAGGAGAAGGTGAAGCTTTAAAAAAGCAACAAGTAAGACTTTGGGGCGTTACCAATGCAACGCAAGCTTTTAAGATAGGACGGTATCAATATGCCTGTATGCACAATAGGCCTCGTGTACATAAGATTGATGTAGACCTTGAATTTTTAGTCTGTACGAAGGGAGACAGAATCCAATATGCAGGAGACACAGGGCTTATCGGTATAGCCTATGGAAGGGTTAAGGGACTAGAAACTTTAAACGGTTTAACTACAGCCGTTATATTGGATGAATATATTGAAGCAGAAAAAGGAAGAACTTATGCCTTACGTTTTAGAAAAAAAGACGGCCGCATTTTAATTGCGGATACAAGGCCTTTAACCGAAAGCTATACAAACAAGATAGAGTTTGAGGTAGCGTTAAATGCTGATGCTTCTCCTCAAGAAGGCGATTTATTTACTTTCGGAATAAAAGAAAAAGAATGTCTTGATTTAATCATCACTTCTATAGAGCCCACCGATGAATGGAATGCTTCAATCATTGCCGTAGATTATGCTCCTGAGATTTTTGGGATAGATGATCCTTCATATGTCGTGCCTCCTTTTGATAATAAGATTACGAACATTGATGGAAGTATTTCCGATTCCGGAAGTGTAGAACAATGGAAGTATTATTACACTTATAATGACAGTGAAGAAGAACCTTTAAGACCTAAGGGAGACGGAACAAAAGACGGATGGCATCGTCTTCAAACGAAAAAAAGTATTTGGGTTTCTATAAAAAATGCAATAAATATAAATGAAGGTCAGTGGTCGGCTCCTGTAAGACTTAAAGGCGAAAAAGGTGAGCCCGGCAGCCCCGGAGAAACAGTCTCTTTCCCTCCCGACACCGACCTTTTGGACACCCTCAACTTTGACGAAAGCGCTCAATCCCTACCCGCCCCCGATCCGTCTTTTACTGTATGGCAAAGTAAAATAATTGAATACGATTGTACAGATAAACAAGAGATTAAAATGACTTTTGAAGAAGCGTTAAATAACGTTATAATTTTATCGGGAGAATTAAAAAATGATTTTAAGTTAAAACTTTTCTTTAACAAACAAAACGGCAACGGTGCAAAGCAGTATTTAATTGTTTACAAACTGACAGGAAATTTTAATGTTACAATCGAGACGGAATATTCCGGGACTAACAAAATATCGCAAAACATAAACACTGAAACATTCGGGCTGGGTTGTTATGCCGTCGTAGATTTTAAGGGCAATGTGTGGCACTTTAAAGGCGAGAAAGGCCAAGGCGGTGGATTAAACAATTTAGACATTGCCGGTTCTTTTGATGATGAAAATTATTTTTTAATCGAAAAAGACAACGAAATAAAAAAGTTAAACAAACAAAACGGATTTTTAGCAATTCAAAAAAATGACAGCCCTATCGGGGAAGTTAAAATCTTTTATGAAAACGGATACAAACACGGGTTTTTAGAAGCAAACGGGTTGCCCTTTAGTCCTGATGTCTTTCCGGAATTCGAAGCTTATGTTAAGAAATATTTTAATACAGAAATTGATAATATTACAGGGTGGCAGTTGCGCCCGAAAATTATAAAAAACGACGGCACTTTTATATTTTTAAAAGCCGTACAGGGGGTATAA
- the cas2 gene encoding CRISPR-associated endonuclease Cas2: MSWRTVVISNRAKLDLKLNYLVVRGEKTQKVFIEEISVLIIETTAVSITAALLNELIKQKVKIIFCDKFLIKSGFIMQQKSVYSKLVLNLTSRDSVVKNIEKNKPPEGLVEVLTVTEKQYARMEIIIGESKTEYLNTDERLVVL, encoded by the coding sequence ATGAGTTGGAGAACCGTTGTTATTTCAAATAGGGCAAAACTGGATTTAAAGTTAAATTACCTCGTAGTTCGAGGAGAAAAAACTCAAAAAGTTTTTATAGAAGAAATTTCGGTTTTAATCATTGAAACGACAGCGGTCTCTATAACAGCAGCCTTATTAAATGAACTTATAAAACAAAAAGTTAAGATAATTTTTTGTGATAAATTTTTAATTAAATCCGGTTTTATTATGCAGCAAAAGTCTGTTTACTCAAAATTAGTTTTAAATCTTACAAGCCGAGATTCTGTAGTAAAGAATATAGAAAAGAACAAACCGCCTGAAGGCTTGGTTGAAGTATTAACAGTTACCGAAAAACAATATGCAAGAATGGAAATTATTATTGGAGAATCAAAAACAGAATATTTAAATACTGATGAAAGGCTTGTTGTTCTATGA
- the csn2 gene encoding type II-A CRISPR-associated protein Csn2 has protein sequence MKLVHPDLENQIVFSENKVNVLTIENKAFFTKFISELFNQYSGSEGKFILSEDNKELSIPKTCALILNPINIDINNKQNLNKIYSILKQNISDEYSYLKTCSIKSEILKYLDEILFSLDIPLKRNEEFDLISIFKAINISFEAEYNNLLEKIIDYISASVELNQIRCFIFINLKQFLNFKDLSELYKFARYIKTNLFLIEGTYTSTKEDCEKPYIIDNDLCEIY, from the coding sequence ATGAAACTAGTGCATCCTGATCTCGAAAATCAAATAGTCTTTTCAGAAAATAAAGTTAATGTTTTAACCATAGAGAATAAAGCCTTTTTTACCAAATTTATATCTGAGCTTTTTAATCAATATTCAGGTAGTGAAGGGAAATTCATACTATCAGAAGATAATAAAGAACTTTCTATCCCAAAAACATGTGCACTTATACTTAATCCTATAAATATTGATATAAATAATAAACAAAATCTAAATAAAATTTATTCAATTTTAAAACAAAATATTTCCGATGAGTACAGTTACCTAAAAACATGCAGCATAAAAAGCGAAATATTAAAGTACCTAGACGAGATACTTTTTTCTTTAGATATACCTCTCAAAAGGAATGAAGAATTTGATTTGATCAGCATATTTAAGGCTATTAATATTTCTTTTGAAGCAGAATACAATAATTTACTTGAAAAAATTATAGACTATATAAGTGCTTCTGTGGAGCTAAATCAAATAAGATGCTTTATTTTTATAAACCTAAAACAGTTTTTAAATTTCAAAGATCTATCCGAACTATATAAATTTGCCCGTTACATAAAAACAAATCTTTTTTTAATAGAAGGGACATACACATCTACAAAAGAAGATTGTGAAAAGCCTTATATTATTGATAATGACCTTTGCGAAATATATTGA
- a CDS encoding TetR/AcrR family transcriptional regulator: protein MLFPYNIDMAKFTRKTREERSLEIIEAAKTVFLKKGFRHTTMEDIVAATTLSKGGVYQYFKSTKAIMFAIMEAGNYFRYKRNEEIFNAVKDIDDIYEIVTQALMIKLFDEVPEKRLYLMFLAEIIYDKEYEELFLQLEDQAHKFISENLEHLFVRKNLAGKKIKYKTNKAGKLYSRFFNGILIMYELFEDKTIFDKKEIHDLIYSFVKKSFVVS, encoded by the coding sequence TTGCTTTTTCCTTATAATATAGATATGGCAAAATTCACGAGAAAAACAAGGGAAGAGCGCTCTCTTGAGATAATAGAAGCAGCAAAGACTGTATTTTTAAAAAAAGGGTTCCGTCATACAACTATGGAGGACATAGTTGCAGCCACAACTCTTTCAAAGGGAGGAGTCTATCAATATTTTAAAAGTACAAAGGCCATAATGTTTGCCATAATGGAAGCCGGAAATTATTTTAGATACAAACGGAATGAAGAAATTTTTAATGCCGTAAAAGATATTGATGATATTTACGAAATTGTAACTCAGGCCCTAATGATAAAACTCTTTGACGAGGTGCCGGAAAAACGGCTCTACCTTATGTTCCTTGCCGAAATTATATATGATAAAGAGTATGAAGAGCTTTTTTTACAACTTGAAGATCAGGCTCATAAGTTTATAAGCGAGAATCTTGAACATTTATTTGTGAGAAAAAACTTAGCCGGAAAAAAAATAAAGTATAAGACAAATAAGGCAGGGAAACTCTACTCCCGCTTCTTTAACGGAATTCTTATAATGTATGAACTTTTTGAAGATAAAACTATTTTTGATAAAAAAGAAATCCATGACCTCATCTACTCTTTTGTAAAAAAAAGCTTTGTTGTCAGCTGA
- a CDS encoding MATE family efflux transporter, with protein MTDKREYLISGNMFKLMMELSIPGIIGMFVISLYSFVDAIFVGRYVGSTALGAISLAYTFTLINNGIAVLIGIGSASVLSRAVGRNDQETVDSIMGNILLLTLLFSFGTMTVGLIFAPQLLHLIGAEGEMLRLGISYLRIVYLGSIFVNFGQAANMVMRGEGRMGLAMLLMGVSAVLNIILDAVFVIVLKKGLEGAAIATVISQVVLAICNFCYFAFFSKNIKFKHFKIQKGIVKETLSIGFSAMLMQVFALLQQAVMYSTLKKYGGEDQVILMGAFFRYLMLSFIPLWGISQGYQPFAGTNFGAKQFDRVKKGTLLFYGFSLCLALIFWLVFLIMPERVLGLFLENAELISLGRTNAMLAMSLFPLSAIMIINLTLFQALGKAKYAGILVIARQFLLYIPAVLILPIFFGTRGVWISSPIIDTLVMILSTSIVIKLFKKDLSAKDKALTA; from the coding sequence ATGACAGATAAGAGAGAGTATTTAATATCCGGTAATATGTTTAAGTTGATGATGGAGTTAAGCATTCCGGGCATTATAGGAATGTTTGTAATCAGTTTATACAGCTTTGTAGATGCAATTTTTGTAGGGAGATATGTAGGAAGCACAGCCTTAGGAGCTATCAGCCTGGCCTATACCTTTACATTGATAAACAACGGCATTGCAGTTTTAATCGGAATAGGTTCTGCTTCAGTTTTGTCTAGGGCAGTGGGAAGAAATGATCAAGAAACCGTTGATTCGATTATGGGAAACATACTTTTACTAACCCTTCTTTTTTCATTTGGAACTATGACTGTAGGATTAATTTTTGCACCGCAGCTTTTACACCTCATAGGAGCTGAGGGAGAAATGCTTCGCCTTGGTATAAGCTATTTAAGAATTGTATACCTCGGATCAATCTTTGTAAATTTTGGTCAGGCGGCTAATATGGTTATGCGGGGCGAAGGAAGAATGGGACTGGCCATGCTTTTGATGGGTGTAAGTGCCGTATTAAACATTATCTTAGATGCCGTCTTTGTAATTGTATTAAAGAAAGGGCTTGAAGGGGCAGCCATTGCAACAGTTATATCTCAAGTTGTACTTGCAATATGCAACTTTTGTTACTTTGCATTTTTCAGTAAAAATATTAAATTTAAGCATTTTAAAATTCAAAAGGGCATAGTAAAAGAAACCCTTTCAATCGGCTTTTCGGCAATGCTCATGCAGGTCTTTGCTCTTTTACAACAGGCAGTTATGTATTCTACATTAAAAAAATACGGCGGAGAAGATCAAGTAATTTTAATGGGAGCCTTTTTTAGATATCTAATGCTCTCCTTTATTCCGCTTTGGGGAATCAGTCAAGGTTATCAGCCCTTTGCCGGAACAAACTTCGGAGCTAAACAATTTGACAGGGTGAAAAAAGGAACGCTTTTATTTTACGGCTTCAGTTTATGCTTAGCCCTAATATTTTGGCTTGTCTTTTTAATTATGCCTGAAAGAGTCTTAGGGCTCTTTTTGGAAAACGCGGAACTAATATCCTTAGGAAGAACAAATGCAATGCTCGCAATGTCCTTATTCCCCTTGTCGGCAATTATGATTATAAATCTAACCCTCTTCCAAGCCTTGGGTAAGGCAAAGTATGCAGGCATCTTGGTAATTGCCAGACAGTTTTTACTTTATATTCCGGCCGTATTAATTCTGCCTATATTTTTTGGAACTCGTGGAGTTTGGATTTCAAGCCCGATAATAGACACCTTGGTTATGATTTTATCCACATCTATAGTGATTAAACTTTTTAAAAAAGATCTAAGTGCCAAAGATAAGGCATTGACTGCATAG